A region from the Falco rusticolus isolate bFalRus1 chromosome 4, bFalRus1.pri, whole genome shotgun sequence genome encodes:
- the MON1A gene encoding vacuolar fusion protein MON1 homolog A isoform X2, which produces MFVHTRSYEDLTSPEDGAAVVRSPEERQGEPAEPTSMEQISKDFSELSTQLTGMALDVEEEIRQSKEGKLEPSPQTTRRDSVLSGKEEEDVTMDAWRMHRKHVFVLSEAGKPVYSRYGSEEALSSTMGVMMALVSFLEAEKNAIRSIHADGYKVVFVRRSPLVLVAVARTRQSEQEIAHELLYIYYQILSLLTWTQLNHIFQQKQNYDLRRLLAGSERITDNLLDLMAHDPSFLMGAVRCLPLAASVRDAVSTSLQQAKAKSLVFSILLSGNQLVSLVRKKDQFLHPIDLHLLFNLISSSSSFREGEAWTPICLPKFNSSGFFHAHISYLEQEMDLCLLLVSTDREDFFTVSDCKRRFQERLRRRGVHHALQEALRTPFYSVAQVGIPDLRHFIYKSKSSGLFTSPEIEAPYVHEEEKERLLGLYQYLHSRAHNSSRPLKNIYFTGPRENLLAWVTSAFELYICYSPLGTKAGAISAVNKLMKWIRKEEDRLFILTPQTY; this is translated from the exons ATGTTTGTACACACCCGCTCCTATGAGGACTTGACGAGTCCCGAGGACGGGGCAGCCGTAGTGCGGAGCccagaggagaggcagggggaGCCAGCTGAGCCGACCAGCATGGAGCAGATCAGCAAGGACTTCAGTGAGCTGAGCACGCAGCTCACAGGCATGGCCCTTGACGTGGAAGAGGAGATAAGGCAGAGCAAGGAGGGAAAGCTGGAGCCATCCCCGCAGACCACCCGCCGCGACTCGGTGCTGTcgggcaaggaggaggaggatgtgaCCATGGATGCCTGGCGCATGCATCGGAAGCATGTCTTTGTGCTGAGCGAGGCAGGCAAGCCTGTGTACTCCCGCTACGGCTCTGAGGAGGCCCTCTCCAGCACCATGGGTGTCATGATGGCCCTAGTGTCCTTCCTGGAGGCTGAGAAAAATGCCATCCGGTCTATCCACGCAG ATGGCTACAAGGTGGTCTTTGTGCGGAGGAGCCCTctggtgctggtggcagtggcGCGGACCCGGCAGTCAGAGCAGGAGATTGCCCATGAGCTGCTATACATCTACTACCAGATCTTGAGCCTGCTCACTTGGACCCAGCTCAACCACATCttccagcagaagcagaactACGACCTGCGCAGGCTCCTGGCTGGCTCTGAGCGCATCACTGACAACCTGCTGGACCTCATGGCCCATGACCCCAGCTTCCTCATGGGTGCCGTGCGCTGCCTGCCCCTGGCTGCCAGTGTCCGGGATGCTGTCAGTACCAGCCTCCAGCAAGCCAAGGCCAAGAGCCTGGTCTTCTCCATTCTCTTGTCGGGGAACCAGCTGGTGTCTCTTGTGAGGAAGAAGGATCAGTTCCTCCACCCCATTGACCTCCATTTGCTCTTCAACCTCAtcagctcttcttcctccttccgGGAGGGTGAAGCCTGGACTCCCATTTGCCTCCCCAAGTTCAACTCCAGCGGCTTCTTCCACGCCCACATCTCCTACCTGGAGCAGGAGATGGACCTGTGCCTCCTGCTGGTTTCCACTGACCGCGAGGACTTCTTTACTGTCTCTGATTGTAAGCGGCGCTTCCAGGagcggctgcggcggcggggggTGCACCATGCTCTGCAGGAGGCCCTGCGCACACCCTTCTACAGCGTCGCCCAGGTGGGCATCCCTGACCTCCGGCACTTTATCTACAAGTCCAAGAGCTCTGGGCTCTTCACCAG CCCTGAGATTGAGGCACCCTACGTGCAcgaggaggagaaggagaggcTCTTGGGGCTCTACCAGTATCTCCACAGCCGGGCTCACAACTCTTCACGCCCCCTGAAGAACATCTACTTCACGGGCCCCCGTGAGAACCTCCTGGCTTGG GTAACCAGCGCCTTTGAGCTTTACATATGCTACAGTCCCCTGGGGACCAAGGCTGGTGCCATCAGTGCTGTTAACAAGCTCATGAAGTGGATCCGCAAGGAGGAAGACCGACTCTTCATCCTCACGCCCCAGACATACTGA
- the MON1A gene encoding vacuolar fusion protein MON1 homolog A isoform X1 — protein MAADVHRKKGWEVPNGSLAPGDGQHVERSESPTPGLAQGTEPGAGQEGAMFVHTRSYEDLTSPEDGAAVVRSPEERQGEPAEPTSMEQISKDFSELSTQLTGMALDVEEEIRQSKEGKLEPSPQTTRRDSVLSGKEEEDVTMDAWRMHRKHVFVLSEAGKPVYSRYGSEEALSSTMGVMMALVSFLEAEKNAIRSIHADGYKVVFVRRSPLVLVAVARTRQSEQEIAHELLYIYYQILSLLTWTQLNHIFQQKQNYDLRRLLAGSERITDNLLDLMAHDPSFLMGAVRCLPLAASVRDAVSTSLQQAKAKSLVFSILLSGNQLVSLVRKKDQFLHPIDLHLLFNLISSSSSFREGEAWTPICLPKFNSSGFFHAHISYLEQEMDLCLLLVSTDREDFFTVSDCKRRFQERLRRRGVHHALQEALRTPFYSVAQVGIPDLRHFIYKSKSSGLFTSPEIEAPYVHEEEKERLLGLYQYLHSRAHNSSRPLKNIYFTGPRENLLAWVTSAFELYICYSPLGTKAGAISAVNKLMKWIRKEEDRLFILTPQTY, from the exons ATGGCTGCAGATGTCCACAGGAAGAAAGGCTGGGAAGTGCCCAACGGGTCCCTGGCACCAGGAGATGGGCAGCATGTGGAACGGTCTGAAAGCCCCACGCCGGGGCTGGCGCAGGGGACGGAGCCAG gggcaggacaggagggagcCATGTTTGTACACACCCGCTCCTATGAGGACTTGACGAGTCCCGAGGACGGGGCAGCCGTAGTGCGGAGCccagaggagaggcagggggaGCCAGCTGAGCCGACCAGCATGGAGCAGATCAGCAAGGACTTCAGTGAGCTGAGCACGCAGCTCACAGGCATGGCCCTTGACGTGGAAGAGGAGATAAGGCAGAGCAAGGAGGGAAAGCTGGAGCCATCCCCGCAGACCACCCGCCGCGACTCGGTGCTGTcgggcaaggaggaggaggatgtgaCCATGGATGCCTGGCGCATGCATCGGAAGCATGTCTTTGTGCTGAGCGAGGCAGGCAAGCCTGTGTACTCCCGCTACGGCTCTGAGGAGGCCCTCTCCAGCACCATGGGTGTCATGATGGCCCTAGTGTCCTTCCTGGAGGCTGAGAAAAATGCCATCCGGTCTATCCACGCAG ATGGCTACAAGGTGGTCTTTGTGCGGAGGAGCCCTctggtgctggtggcagtggcGCGGACCCGGCAGTCAGAGCAGGAGATTGCCCATGAGCTGCTATACATCTACTACCAGATCTTGAGCCTGCTCACTTGGACCCAGCTCAACCACATCttccagcagaagcagaactACGACCTGCGCAGGCTCCTGGCTGGCTCTGAGCGCATCACTGACAACCTGCTGGACCTCATGGCCCATGACCCCAGCTTCCTCATGGGTGCCGTGCGCTGCCTGCCCCTGGCTGCCAGTGTCCGGGATGCTGTCAGTACCAGCCTCCAGCAAGCCAAGGCCAAGAGCCTGGTCTTCTCCATTCTCTTGTCGGGGAACCAGCTGGTGTCTCTTGTGAGGAAGAAGGATCAGTTCCTCCACCCCATTGACCTCCATTTGCTCTTCAACCTCAtcagctcttcttcctccttccgGGAGGGTGAAGCCTGGACTCCCATTTGCCTCCCCAAGTTCAACTCCAGCGGCTTCTTCCACGCCCACATCTCCTACCTGGAGCAGGAGATGGACCTGTGCCTCCTGCTGGTTTCCACTGACCGCGAGGACTTCTTTACTGTCTCTGATTGTAAGCGGCGCTTCCAGGagcggctgcggcggcggggggTGCACCATGCTCTGCAGGAGGCCCTGCGCACACCCTTCTACAGCGTCGCCCAGGTGGGCATCCCTGACCTCCGGCACTTTATCTACAAGTCCAAGAGCTCTGGGCTCTTCACCAG CCCTGAGATTGAGGCACCCTACGTGCAcgaggaggagaaggagaggcTCTTGGGGCTCTACCAGTATCTCCACAGCCGGGCTCACAACTCTTCACGCCCCCTGAAGAACATCTACTTCACGGGCCCCCGTGAGAACCTCCTGGCTTGG GTAACCAGCGCCTTTGAGCTTTACATATGCTACAGTCCCCTGGGGACCAAGGCTGGTGCCATCAGTGCTGTTAACAAGCTCATGAAGTGGATCCGCAAGGAGGAAGACCGACTCTTCATCCTCACGCCCCAGACATACTGA
- the MST1R gene encoding macrophage-stimulating protein receptor gives MVTCPPYVPTLLSAETIDNPMPAAPHSMGLLCRMCLLLVLTLAPLGTGIWQCPRIPYSSTRNFSVPYVLPSLDAGSPVQNVAVFADSTGPVAIFLAIRNRILLASPELQLLSVLVTGPVGSTECEICHLCPDTTDSPKDMDNILLLLDPLEPWLYSCGTAQHGLCYQHQLEVRDGKVAITATHCLYSATGNSPASCPDCVASPLGTSATVVATSYASFFYLGSTINSSMAAQYSPQSVSIRRLKGTLDGFSNDFQWLTVLPQYQDNYTIHYVYSFADRDHVYFLMVQPERPGSATYHTRLARLSTHEHDLHRYRELVLDCRFESKRRRRRSGEEGATRDVTYNVLQAAHTARPGARLARDLGINNTDTVLFGAFAESHTESRVPQHNSAVCAFPLRLLNQAMEEGMEKCCGTGHQPLLRGLSFFQPVEYCPHNVNLSAPVTDTSCWDQPTLVPATSHKVDLFNGQLASVLLTSIFVTALGDVTVAHLGTVEGRIFQMVLQRSSSYLLTLANFSLGEPGPVWGAMGLQSHSLFFAASTKVWRLNVTGPGCRHFSTCQRCLHAEGFMGCGWCRDGCTRRHECAGPWVQDSCPPVLTDFHPRSAPLQGRTQVTLCGMSFHSHSNPNPHYGPPGSYRVAVGRRGCTVLPESRNHRPPPTSRRKDFVNVLVCVLEPGGQMAVGGPADVVLTVEEPAGPSSFHVQGSATLSGFVFVEPHVSDLHPSFGPRGGGTHLWLRGTHLSAGSSWQVMVNGSECPLIEQPRQGEGAIQCTAPAAVGLGAACVSLWIDGEEFPAPLPFQYRPDPFVSAVIPSCSYEGSILTIVGTHLDSVYRAKIRFEASGVRTKATECEGSRAPERLLCRSPAFPFESKVAMVASGNLSVLLDSATGHRLFRLRYYPRPEPFPWKQEGGRLRLKPGDDEIEVDQWGMDAVVSCMNVTMTVGGRDCHPNVLKNKVTCRLPRELHLPPAGAPVEICVNSACKEVGWVLPPHTSLDLAASLALGTGVTFLLCCILAAVLLRWRWRKRGGTENLELLVQPSHGNPSATSLRPGVDYREVLVLPTAASPGPAGPRARFASAGAGAGMAGGGSPMPLLRATSCCLEDLQPELLEEVKDILIPEERLITHRHRVIGKGHFGSVYHGTYMDPLLGDLHCAIKSLHRITDVEEVEEFLREGILMKSFHHPQVLSLLGVCLPRHGLPLVVLPYMRHGDLRHFIRTQEQSPTLKDLIGFGLQVALGMEYLAQKKFVHRDLAARNCMLDETLTVKVADFGLARDVFGKEYYSVRQHRHAKLPVKWMALESLQTQKFTTKSDVWSFGVLMWELLTRGASPYPGVDPYDMARYLLRGRRLPQPCHCPDTLYGVMLSCWAPAPEERPSFTGLVGELEHVLATLEGEHYVNLAVTYVNLECGPPFPPAPPGQLPSGKDEDENNEEEEEEEEEEEEEEEDTAMC, from the exons ATGGTGACCTGTCCTCCCTATGTCCCAACCCTGCTCAGTGCCGAGACCATTGATAACCCCATGCCAGCGGCACCGCACAGCATGGGGCTGTTGTGCCGCATGTGCCTCTTGCTGGTGCTCACCCTGGCCCCGCTGGGCACTGGCATCTGGCAGTGCCCCCGCATCCCTTACAGCTCCACCAGGAACTTCTCCGTCCCCTATGTGCTGCCCAGCCTTGATGCTGGCAGCCCCGTGCAGAACGTTGCTGTCTTCGCCGACTCCACTGGTCCAGTCGCCATCTTCTTGGCCATCCGTAACCGCATCCTGCTGGCCAGCCCcgagctgcagctgctctctgtCCTCGTCACTGGCCCAGTGGGCAGCACCGAGTGTGAGATCTGCCACCTGTGCCCAGACACCACAGACAGCCCCAAGGACATGGACaacatcctgctgctgctggacccGCTGGAGCCGTGGCTGTACAGCTgcggcacggcacagcacgggCTGTGCTACCAGCACCAGCTGGAGGTGCGGGACGGCAAGGTGGCCATCACGGCCACGCACTGCCTGTACTCGGCCACGGGTAACAGCCCTGCGTCCTGCCCTGACTGTGTGGCCAGTCCCCTGGGTACCAGTGCCACTGTGGTGGCCACCTCCTACGCCTCTTTCTTCTACCTCGGTTCCACCATCAACAGCAGCATGGCGGCACAGTACAGCCCACAGTCAGTGTCCATCCGCAGGCTGAAGGGCACCTTGGACGGCTTTTCGAATGACTTCCAGTGGCTGACGGTGCTGCCGCAATACCAGGACAACTACACCATCCACTACGTGTACTCCTTCGCCGACAGGGACCACGTCTACTTCCTGATGGTGCAGCCGGAGCGGCCGGGCTCAGCGACGTACCACACGCGCCTGGCACGGCTCAGCACCCATGAGCATGACCTTCACCGCTACCGTGAACTTGTCCTTGACTGCCGCTTTGAGTCcaagcggcggcggcggcgcagtGGCGAGGAGGGTGCCACGCGGGACGTCACCTACaatgtgctgcaggcagcccacaCTGCCCGCCCCGGTGCCCGCCTGGCCCGGGACCTCGGCATCAACAACACCGACACGGTGCTCTTCGGTGCCTTCGCCGAGAGCCATACAGAGAGCCGGGTGCCACAGCACAACTCGGCCGTCTGCGCCTTCCCCCTCCGCCTCCTCAACCAGGCCATGGAGGAGGGCATGGAGAAGTGCTGCGGCACCGGGCACCAGCCACTGCTGCGGGGGCTCAGCTTCTTCCAGCCAGTGGAGTACTGCCCACACAAC GTGAACCTCTCGGCGCCAGTGACCGACACCAGTTGCTGGGACCAGCCCACCCTCGTCCCTGCCACCTCCCATAAGGTGGACCTGTTCAACGGGCAGCTGGCCAGTGTCCTCCTCACCTCCATCTTCGTCACTGCCCTGGGGGATGTCACCGTGGCCCACCTGGGCACGGTGGAGGGACGCATCTtccag ATGGTGCTCCAGCGCTCTAGCTCGTACCTCCTCACCTTGGCCAACTTCTCCCTGGGGGAGCCGGGGCCGGTGTGGGGTGCcatggggctgcagagccactCGCTGTTCTTTGCTGCCAGCACCAAG GTGTGGCGCCTGAACGTCACTGGCCCTGGCTGCCGCCACTTCTCCACGTGCCAGCGCTGCCTGCATGCCGAGGGCTTCATGGGCTGCGGCTGGTGCAGGGATGGGTGCACACGCCGCCACGAGTGTGCTGGCCCCTGGGTCCAGGACAGCTGCCCACCCGTCCTCACTGAC TTCCACCCCCGGAGCGCCCCGCTGCAGGGCCGGACGCAGGTGACACTCTGTGGCATGAGCTTCCACTCCCACTCGAACCCCAATCCCCACTACGGCCCCCCCGGCAGCTACCGGGTGGCTGTGGGACGGCGAGGCTGCACCGTGCTGCCGGAGAGCAGGAACCACAG ACCCCCGCCCACCTCCCGCCGCAAGGACTTCGTGAATGTGCTGGTGTGtgtgctggagccagggggCCAGATGGCAGTGGGGGGCCCAGCTGATGTGGTGCTCACCGTGGAGGAACCCGCCGGACCCTCCAGCTTCCATGTCCAGGGCTCCGCCACCCTCAGCGGCTTTGTCTTCGTG GAGCCCCATGTCAGTGACCTGCACCCCTCGTTCGGCCCCAGGGGGGGTGGCACCCACCTCTGGCTCCGTGGCACCCACCTctcagcagggagcagctggcaggTGATGGTCAATGGCTCCGAGTGCCCCCTGATTGAGCAGCCCAG GCAGGGCGAGGGGGCGATTCAGTGCACGGCTCCTGCTGCCGTTGGCCTGGGTGCAGCCTGTGTGTCCCTGTGGATCGACGGTGAGGAGTTCCCAGCCCCCTTGCCCTTCCAGTACCGCCCCGACCCCTTCGTTTCAGCCGtcatccccagctgcagctaTGA GGGCTCAATACTCACCATCGTTGGCACCCACCTGGACTCAGTGTATCGTGCCAAGATCCGCTTCGAAGCCAGTGGCGTGAGGACCAAAGCCACA GAGTGCGAGGGCTCGCGGGCACCGGAGCGGCTGCTGTGCCGCAGCCCGGCTTTCCCCTTCGAGAGCAAGGTGGCGATGGTGGCATCGGGGAACCTGAGCGTGCTGCTGGACAGCGCCACCGGCCACCGGCTCTTCCGCCTCCGCTACTACCCCCGGCCCGAGCCCTTCCCCTGGAAGCAGGAGGGCGGGCGCCTCCGCCTCAAGCCTGGCGATGACGAGATCGAGGTGGAT CAATGGGGGATGGATGCCGTGGTCTCCTGCATGAACGTCACCATGACGGTGGGTGGCCGGGACTGCCACCCCAACGTGCTGAAGAACAAGGTGACGTGCCGACTGCCCCGTGAGCTGCACCTGCCCCCGGCAGGAGCTCCTGTGGAG atCTGCGTGAACAGCGCCTGCAAGGAggtgggctgggtgctgcccccccACACCTCGCTGGACCTTGCcgccagcctggccctgggcactggtgtcaccttcctgctctgctgcatcctggctgctgtgctgctccgCTGGCGCTGGAGGAAGAGGGGAG GGACCGAGAACCTGGAGCTGCTGGTACAGCCCAGCCATGGCAACCCCTCCGCCACCAGCCTGCGCCCTGGCGTCGACTACAGGGAGGTACTGG tgctgcccacGGCAGCCAGTCCTGGCCCAGCAGGGCCACGGGCACGATTCGCCAGTGCTGGTGCCGGTGCTGGCATGGCAGGCGGTGGCTCCCCCATGCCCCTGCTCAGGGCCACATCCTGCTGCCTGGAGGACCTGCAAccggagctgctggaggaggtgaAGGACATCCTCATCCCTGAGGAGCGGCTCATCACCCACCGCCACCGGGTCATCGGCAAAG GGCACTTTGGCAGCGTCTACCATGGCACCTACATGGACCCACTGCTGGGGGACCTCCACTGCGCCATCAAGTCCCTGCACC GCATCACGGACgtggaggaggtggaggagttCCTGCGTGAGGGCATCCTTATGAAGAGCTTCCACCACCCTCAGGTGCTCTCGCTGCTGGGGGTGTGCCTGCCCCGCCACGGGCTGCCGCTCGTCGTCCTGCCCTACATGCGCCACGGGGACCTGCGCCACTTCATCCGCACCCAGGAGCAG AGCCCCACACTGAAGGACCTCATTGGCTTTGGGCTACAGGTGGCCCTGGGCATGGAGTACCTGGCCCAGAAGAAGTTTGTGCATCGGGACCTCGCAGCCAGGAACTGCAT GCTGGATGAGACACTGACGGTGAAGGTGGCTGATTTCGGGCTGGCACGGGATGTGTTTGGCAAGGAGTACTACAGCGTCCGGCAGCACCGCCACGCCAAGCTGCCCGTCAAGTGGATGGCGCTGGAGAGCCTCCAGACCCAAAAATTCACCACCAAGTCAGATGTG TGGTCCTTTGGGGTGCTCATGTGGGAGCTGCTGACGCGGGGGGCATCGCCGTACCCCGGTGTGGACCCCTACGACATGGCCCGCTACCTGCTGCGGGGGAGACgcctgccacagccctgccactgcCCCGACACCCt GTATGGGgtgatgctgagctgctgggcaCCAGCACCTGAGGAGAGGCCGTCCTTCACGGGGCTGGTGGGTGAGCTGGAGCATGTCCTGGCCACGCTGGAGGGTGAGCACTATGTCAACCTGGCTGTCACCTACGTCAACCTGGAGTGTGGCCCCCCCTTCCCACCTGCTCCCCCGGGACAGCTGCCCAGCGGCAAGGATGAGGACGAGAATAacgaggaagaggaggaagaagaggaggaggaggaagaagaggaggaggacacAGCCATGTGCTGA